GAAAAGTGGAGCACATTTCCATTTTAGACGAATAAGTATTTCCAACGTAGAAATATTTAGAAGGAAAACACTTCAAATTTTCCTCCCCTCCCCTTTCATCCCGTCCATCGTCCTacctttcccttcccttccccttCATTTCCTTCAAGTTATCCAAATATGGTATTAAGATTATGTCGTGATACTTTCAGTTTCTACCTACAATATTAATTGAAAAACTTATTCGGGGTGTTTGTTAAAAATAGCTTATTAggaaattttagcttattttgaaataaagagtgttgggtggtcaaaccatctaatgctagtgtttggtaaattagctggttgaaacaacttattgttacgagtaagttgtttttgaacaagttgtTCATAGCAACAGGTTTAAAATCAGTTAgtcaaaccaatcaataaaatcagctggtcaaatcagccaATGTAATAAGTTATCAGCTATCAATTATTAGCTGTTAGCCAAACACCCCTATCGGCTATCGTATATTTCATGATGGACAAAGTCTTTGAAAGTTGATCTtcaaccatcatcatcatcatactaaGTTATGATAAAAAATTGGGTACAGATGAAGACAGTAAACCATACTCTTATTAAAGGAGATTCGGAGTTTGTGGTCTCACAAACCCTCGGCTGCGATCTATAAACATGTTTCAAATATTTGAAAATGTAGTTATGAAACTAATTTGAAGGTCGCAACTGTTTGCAGGTACGGCAAGTATTGGAAACTTTACTGCGAGAAGGTTCCCTATAGGATTGTACCTGGAATGTATTGAGCATCATCCAAGTCATTTATGTTTATCTCTAGTCTAACTAAGTAATGTAATGTTGTATTTCTTAAACTTAGTTGTAAACTCTGTTAGTCATTTGTATAAATATGGTGTATATGACATTTATCCTTAATATTATGGCTGGTTTGGTGAACAGAAAGGTGTATAAAATTAATGGTTTTTTGGTTTCAGATTGTTATAAACGACTATTCTTTTTACTTATcaaatttattcattttttgtttatgttaatttgtaaataatgtTAGGAATCAAGGATCagtaaaataattaacattaagGTCTTGTCTCAGTTGGAGCAACCCAAATGAAATAAAATCAATATAGATGAACGTAGATCAAAAAGAGAGCAAGCTAGGGTTAGCTTCTCATTTTTTAATCAACCACCAACCCATTAAACAAATTTGTTCATGAAATATGCAATATTTTGACTCTTAATgtctttaattatataattgtgAAAAGTTGATAATAAGAAATTATGCATTGTGAATCGATTAAGAGTTGCattactatatttttactttacgtaattaaatctaaacaatattaatagtaaacttagtttttttaatttttccgaATTTATATACTAGTTTGTAATAAAATTGTCATAATTTctattaacaaataaataataatctcttgatgttttgatttttaaaaccAATTGAATATCTTTGTCCGTGTCTGTACTGCACTACCGTTGCAATTTCTTAAGGTTGGTATTTTTCTCCCCAATTTCTTTTTGCAGGTCTCCGATTGCTATTCTATTTTATCAATTTGGTTTTAATGTCTTTGTTTGAACTCAATGATACAATTCTTACAATCTACATGTTTGATTAGCTAAAAATTGCAACCCTAATCAACAAAAGCGCGATAAGGTTTGCCCCATtcttaataatgataatttttgatttgtttagaTTTATTGTTCGTTTGATATGCGAGTTTTCTTCATATTGAATCCAATTTTGACCAGTTCTAcccttctttttttctttatagaGAATTTATTTGTGGTTTTCTTATGctttaatttcataaataaCGCATGCACTTTATAGAAAATCTtacttaatgtattaattgCACATTTTAATTTATGCTTTAGAATGCTTTTCTAGAAATAACATTGGCACTGGTTAAGAATCAGTAAGCAGAATAGTTTTGCCTGATTTTTGAAGAATACGTATAATCCATGGTTTGCAATTTGGATATAGGTAATTTATCATTAGAGTTTAATCGGTCTGAAACTTTGTTTATTGGGCCGGTGAATTTTGATGCCATTTATTAGTGCTTCATTTTCTGCTTAGGTTTTCCAACTTTTTGTTGCTCTGAATCTAGGAATAGACGGAAGAAGATGGAGTAAAAATGATACTGAGctcattgttattattcttcCCTGGCACTATTAATTATATCTAGCCCGAGCTCACTAAGCCATAGTGCAAAATGCTGCCCGCATCATTGCTGTGCGGCCGCGCCTGAAACTGCATTTTTGCTCTATGCTAGTGCAGTAAGCTTGGACTTAGTTGACGAGAAAGTTGATTAACTAAATAATTTCGTCATACCTTGTATATCCTGCCAATAGAAGCAATGATTAAAGTTTGGGGAGGAAAAGAAGACGGCATACCATACTCTTATCCAAGGAGATGAGGATGTTGCAGCACGAGAGACCCTCGGTTCGAGAAAGAAACAAAATACCAAGAAGACACCATAGGATATACCTATATAGCCTCTAATTTATCTAATTTCTGCCTTATGGTTCTCACTCAAACTTGCAGCTCTTTATCCCATACGTCTTAAAGTGTACATGTTAAGAATGTATTCTCTTATGTTATGTGAAATTAGGAGTCTAATGAATGTGATCCTAAGTGAATGAtataattattgtgtttgaataGCTTATAGTTTCATGTAAAATATGGCTTTGTGGGATTTTGTGTTTTGTGTAATGTTTTCTTAGATTCCAGCATATGGAAGTGTCTCCACATTATGCCGTCCTTATAATAAATGTATCCAGCAAAAGTATTActgaatttatttcaaaatgtGAATGCTGGAATTTTGTATATGATATCTGGGTTTTATATTTATAGATAAGATGTCAGCATATGACAATGTGGTTGGTGGTAAGCTGAAACTAAAAGGAAAAGCATTGGATGTGAAGACCGGTGGcataaagaagaagaagaaacaaaagaaaTCGTATGAAGAAGTTTCAGAAATAAAAGATGAGAAGATAGATGGTTAGTTAATACATACTAGTTTTACTGCGAAATGCTTATGTTTCTGATTTTCAAATTATGCCGTTCATGTGTGTATCATAAAATATCATTGTCGTTATAGTTTCTTCCGTCAGGAGCTGTATGATTTCTCTCTGTCACATTTCATTATATGGGTTCTGTACTGTATTTAGCCTCATACTTTTTGCAAAAATGTCATATTTATGGTGTGATGAGATGTAATTGAGTAACTTTTAGGCCTCTCCTGAGCTCCTCGCAAAATTACTGGGTTGAAATTAACTTAGGGTGTATAACTCGTGATAAAATAGAAGCTGCAACCGCTcatctttttgtttgtttggtttcatagttaaacttgaaaaattTGTATTTAGCATTGACTTTCTCATCATTAACATTGTCTGATCTCTGTTACATGAAACTTGCAAATTGCTGCATGACTGTATTCTTGTGCGAGTCAGAGAAAACTGACTCATCTCTCTAATTCATCGCCTAAGAGTTTCCTTTCAGATAACCGTCGTATCTGTTGTTGACCTGATATAGAAGAAGTTAGTATGATAAGGtggtttatgtttgatttgcTTTCTGCAGTGTCATGTTGGCAGTGTCCTTTTGCAGTTAGACGCCATTCTTATATTCCCTTATTCCATATTGCTTTTCACTAAAGGGTTTGGCGCAAATATATATTAGAATATAAGTTGGACCTTGAGAGCATAGCATATGACGAGCAGTTTTTTTCAAATATGGAAGTAGATTGTGGGGTACTTGGTAttcataaagaaaaaaagagaaaatactCTTGGAGATGACTGACCAACAACTGCCAAAGCCTTGCTTCCAGGATAAACGCCGTGTAACTGTCTTGTAACATTTATAAACAAGAGTTTCCTTAAATTTGCAAAAAATTGTGTCCACCATAGAGAACTTAGTTAAGGGCTACTATGTAGAATTTCCCGAAAAGAAACCTGGAAAACAATTTAGGACACCCATGTTAAGCCTTAAAACTTTTAGGGACAAAGGAAGTGTCCTTTCCTTTTTCTGTTGCGTATATCCACATTTGACAAGGTATCAGCTTGTTGCAGTGCAACTGCATGATTTTTGGAGCTCTGTTGCATCTGTTGTTCCTTCTGAGTTAGAAATATCTTTTCTATGGAGTACAAGGTAAACAAGAGTGACACTGTTAGAGTGTCTTCAGTCCTGTGCTTAAAGAGTTAGCAGTTAGCTCTTCACAATTGCAATAAAACTCTTGAGCTGAGTAACGCGTACTCCATTTGACAATTGATCTGCTTGTTCCATTTCCCCTCTTCCCTTGAATATTGACGTATGACTCAATTCTATGGTTTTGTGCAAACAAAAAAATCTATTCGTTGATTTTACTTGCATATTTTGGCTTTTATTTAGGTGGAAATGCAGAATTATCAATTGATATCAATGAAGACAACAACAATGAATCAAGTAAATCAACCGGGAAAGGTAAGGCCCCAAACTTTGCTGATCATCTAACGCCAGCTGAAAAACGATATATTGAGCAGAGAGAGCAGCTTGACGTCCACAAGTATTCAAAAATGTCCAAGAATTCTCACCGTGACCGTCTAGATGACTTCAATCAGTATCTAGCCAACTTGAGTGAGCATTATGACATTCCTAAAGTTGGCCCTGGCTAAGTTTTTTCAGCACGTTCAATGTGGTTGAATGTTTGAAATATGTTTATTTCAAGCGTTCACTCACAATCCTCTTGTTAACTAGAGCTTGCAGCTCTGTACACTAAACCTTGTCTGAATTTTCACTCAATTtcaacaacaggtttctttcaaTTTCGCTTTAAATGTCAACCACACATGTTATAGAGATTTAATCAAttggtttgaccagctgattttgaactTACTGTTTCTAATAActtattcattaaaataagttgttttaaacaactatttaccaaacactagcattagATAGCTTGACAACCTAATCCTTTATTTGTACAAAATAAGCTATATTATTCAATAAGTTATTTTACGGAATCCCCATTTTGACTTGTTTCCTTGAAGCTTTATTCCCTCACATGCGGGTGGGGGACCTATAAATGGATAGATGATGCTGATAATAGCTGTGTAATCTAGGGATTTCCGATAGTTTATGATTAAGAACAATGGATAGTGGGGTCATCTCGTTGACAGTAAGTACTATATTTTCAGGTAATATTGAATTTAATTCTTATTGATCCCACTCTCCAAGCTATCTATCCTATAacctaaaaaaatagaaaaatttaagaataatGATTTGGAAAGCTTGGTAATGA
The sequence above is drawn from the Amaranthus tricolor cultivar Red isolate AtriRed21 chromosome 5, ASM2621246v1, whole genome shotgun sequence genome and encodes:
- the LOC130813921 gene encoding uncharacterized protein LOC130813921 — its product is MSAYDNVVGGKLKLKGKALDVKTGGIKKKKKQKKSYEEVSEIKDEKIDGGNAELSIDINEDNNNESSKSTGKGKAPNFADHLTPAEKRYIEQREQLDVHKYSKMSKNSHRDRLDDFNQYLANLSEHYDIPKVGPG